The Niastella koreensis GR20-10 genome includes a window with the following:
- a CDS encoding M1 family metallopeptidase: protein MRHLLLLVTLGLSITGFAQSKPLYDPAETFAPGFYTNKSSTIRSANGAPCQAYWQNRADYTLQATIDTVKQQLTGYAVIRYTNNSPDSLSSLWLQLDQNTYQKGARSNYLTDQQPQEFTTGYSIDEAQIQQDAKITTANYIVTDTRMQIRLSKALPAKTGTITIRIKYHYTIPGAFGGRTDYVKTKNGTIYEIAQWYPRMCVYDDLVGWNTLPFLGSGEFYCEYGNFDYSITVPWNIIVAGAGELQNPAEVLTPKQIERLAAARNSDKTIIIRSAAEITDPHSRPVQKGNLTWRFKMNNTRDVAFGASAAFMWDAARVNLPNGKKCMAMSVYPVESEGNEAWGRSTEYLKASIEHFSETWFVYPYPTAINEAGIAGGMEYPGILFDGINDKGKELYWVTAHEIGHNWFPMIVGSNERSHAWMDEGFNTFIDLYASDVFNKGEYAPKRDSEYAPGGGNPADEILPYLNDPKAPSMMLAADAIPETWRHPISYFKPAFGLHLLREYILGKDRFDYAFKRYIHNWAFKHPSPEDFFHTMDNESGEDLTWFWREWFINNWPLDQAVQQVSLAGNMATITIANFNKMVMPVVIQLTFSNGTTQRLQLPVETWFQHTTYTLSVPVPEAITTVTIDPDQMLPDANRQNNIWKAQ, encoded by the coding sequence ATGCGCCATTTATTATTGTTAGTCACATTAGGTTTATCAATCACAGGTTTTGCACAATCCAAACCGTTATACGATCCGGCAGAAACATTTGCACCGGGATTTTATACCAATAAAAGCAGTACCATCCGGTCGGCCAATGGCGCACCCTGCCAGGCTTACTGGCAAAACCGGGCCGATTATACCCTGCAGGCTACCATTGATACGGTAAAACAGCAACTGACGGGATATGCGGTTATCCGCTATACCAATAACAGCCCTGATTCCTTATCATCCTTATGGTTGCAACTCGATCAGAATACCTATCAAAAAGGTGCACGCAGTAATTATTTAACCGATCAGCAACCGCAGGAGTTTACAACCGGGTATTCCATTGACGAAGCGCAAATTCAGCAGGACGCTAAAATTACTACTGCCAATTATATAGTTACTGATACGCGTATGCAGATCAGGTTGAGCAAAGCCCTGCCGGCAAAAACCGGCACTATCACCATCCGGATAAAATACCATTACACCATTCCCGGCGCATTTGGGGGCCGCACCGATTATGTAAAAACAAAAAATGGCACCATTTACGAAATTGCGCAATGGTATCCGCGGATGTGCGTGTATGACGACCTGGTCGGTTGGAACACTTTGCCCTTTTTAGGCAGTGGTGAGTTTTATTGCGAGTACGGCAATTTCGATTACAGCATAACAGTTCCCTGGAATATAATAGTAGCAGGCGCGGGTGAATTACAAAACCCTGCAGAAGTACTTACGCCAAAACAAATTGAACGATTGGCTGCAGCCCGCAACAGCGATAAAACAATTATCATCAGGTCTGCCGCAGAAATTACCGATCCGCACAGCCGGCCGGTGCAAAAGGGCAACCTGACCTGGCGGTTTAAAATGAACAATACCCGCGATGTGGCTTTTGGCGCTTCTGCTGCTTTTATGTGGGATGCCGCAAGGGTTAATTTACCCAATGGCAAAAAATGCATGGCCATGTCGGTATACCCGGTTGAAAGCGAAGGCAACGAAGCCTGGGGCCGGTCAACAGAATACCTGAAAGCTTCTATTGAACATTTTTCTGAAACCTGGTTCGTGTATCCCTACCCTACGGCTATCAATGAAGCCGGTATTGCAGGTGGGATGGAATACCCAGGTATTTTGTTCGATGGCATAAATGATAAAGGGAAAGAATTATACTGGGTTACCGCCCATGAAATAGGCCACAACTGGTTCCCGATGATCGTTGGGTCAAACGAACGCAGCCATGCCTGGATGGATGAAGGCTTTAATACTTTTATCGACCTGTATGCATCGGATGTTTTCAATAAGGGCGAATATGCACCTAAGCGCGACAGTGAATATGCACCTGGCGGCGGCAATCCGGCCGATGAAATATTACCCTATTTAAACGATCCCAAAGCGCCTTCCATGATGCTGGCGGCAGATGCCATTCCGGAAACCTGGCGCCATCCCATTTCTTATTTCAAACCTGCCTTTGGGTTGCACCTGTTGCGGGAATATATTCTCGGAAAAGACAGGTTCGACTATGCTTTTAAACGCTATATCCACAACTGGGCATTCAAACATCCATCGCCTGAGGACTTTTTCCACACTATGGATAATGAAAGTGGCGAAGACCTCACCTGGTTCTGGCGGGAATGGTTTATCAACAACTGGCCACTCGACCAGGCGGTACAGCAGGTAAGCCTAGCCGGTAACATGGCTACAATCACTATTGCCAATTTTAATAAAATGGTGATGCCGGTTGTTATTCAACTAACTTTCAGTAATGGTACTACGCAACGGCTGCAATTGCCGGTTGAAACCTGGTTCCAGCACACTACCTATACATTATCAGTTCCGGTTCCGGAAGCCATTACAACGGTTACCATCGATCCGGACCAGATGCTACCCGATGCCAACCGCCAGAATAATATATGGAAAGCGCAATAA
- a CDS encoding penicillin-binding protein 1A, with protein sequence MKKAVKIFWWVFFCGLICGVLFIVSASVGLLGKMPSIEELSNPTALIASQVYAEDGTLMGKYLIEDRIDVEFKDISPQVINALVATEDERFYSHNGIDGRSLMRSFASFGTSGGASTITMQTAKNLFTDDWATRNLILRLIQKVKEAIIAVRLERNFSKEEIITLYLNTVAFSDNVYGIRNASSTFFQKEPSELSTSEAAVLVGMLKGNQMYNPRRYPERAKDRRNTVLHQMVRSNFITEAEANALGKEPIKLNYRKLNENTGLAPYFRSVLGEELKKWCKDHENPATGKPYNIYKDGLKIYTTIDPVLQQYAEEAVARHIPYMQKILNAQKNVKSGSVWKDHENVLEAAMKQSDRWKNMKKEGKSDDEIRNSFKEPTKMTVFAWNDKHGIDTLMTPYDSIKYCRQMLQAGFLAMDPQSGAIKAWVGGVDFKTFKFDHANIGTKRQVGSTIKPLLYGLAINDGGFTPATPVEDVQQNFEGFGPVPATNASCSNQTMPMAEALAQSRNCATAYIMKNMGNKGNDAAVRFVSFLKTCGVTTDIEPVPAICLGSGEISLYEMVQAYSMFPTGGFSVKPIYITRIEDKNGNPLQVFTSERKEVISASTAYNVITMMQGVINHGTGKRTASYGINIANVAGKTGTTNDNSDAWFMGYTPQLLCGVWTGCDDRFIRFSSTAVGQGSSVALPVWAYFYANCLKDKRTGLDAKHLFVKPQGMVMDTIPDWTKKPVIDGEGGTAPVDTAQSGY encoded by the coding sequence ATGAAAAAGGCAGTAAAAATCTTCTGGTGGGTCTTTTTTTGCGGATTGATCTGTGGCGTGTTGTTTATTGTTTCTGCCAGTGTTGGTTTATTAGGCAAAATGCCTTCCATCGAAGAATTATCAAACCCAACTGCGCTCATCGCCAGCCAGGTATATGCCGAAGATGGCACCCTGATGGGTAAATACCTCATTGAAGACCGTATTGATGTGGAGTTTAAAGACATCAGCCCCCAGGTGATAAATGCTCTGGTGGCTACTGAAGACGAGCGTTTTTATTCACACAACGGCATCGACGGCCGTTCGCTCATGCGATCCTTCGCCTCTTTTGGTACCAGCGGTGGCGCCAGTACCATCACCATGCAAACAGCCAAAAACCTGTTTACCGATGACTGGGCTACCCGCAATTTAATTCTGCGGCTAATTCAGAAAGTAAAAGAAGCCATTATTGCGGTAAGACTGGAACGTAATTTTTCCAAGGAAGAAATTATCACTCTTTATTTAAATACAGTTGCGTTTAGCGACAACGTATATGGTATCAGAAATGCCTCCAGTACCTTTTTCCAAAAAGAACCTTCAGAGTTAAGCACTTCAGAGGCCGCAGTTCTTGTAGGGATGTTAAAGGGAAATCAGATGTATAACCCACGCAGGTATCCTGAAAGAGCAAAGGATAGAAGAAATACGGTATTGCACCAAATGGTGAGAAGTAATTTTATAACCGAAGCTGAAGCTAATGCTTTGGGCAAGGAACCGATAAAGCTGAATTATAGAAAGCTGAATGAAAACACCGGCCTTGCGCCTTACTTCCGCTCAGTATTGGGCGAAGAATTAAAAAAATGGTGTAAAGACCATGAGAACCCCGCTACCGGCAAGCCTTATAATATTTATAAAGATGGATTGAAAATATATACAACCATCGACCCCGTGTTGCAGCAGTACGCTGAAGAAGCAGTTGCCCGCCACATTCCATACATGCAAAAAATTCTGAACGCACAAAAGAACGTTAAGAGCGGTTCAGTATGGAAAGATCATGAGAATGTGCTGGAAGCAGCCATGAAACAAAGCGATCGCTGGAAGAACATGAAGAAGGAAGGCAAGAGCGATGATGAGATCCGCAATAGTTTCAAAGAACCAACCAAAATGACGGTTTTTGCGTGGAATGATAAACACGGGATCGATACCCTGATGACGCCATACGACAGTATTAAATATTGCCGTCAGATGTTACAGGCCGGTTTCCTGGCTATGGACCCACAATCAGGCGCCATCAAAGCCTGGGTAGGTGGTGTTGATTTTAAAACCTTCAAATTCGATCACGCGAACATTGGCACCAAACGCCAGGTAGGTAGTACCATTAAACCGCTGTTGTACGGTTTGGCCATCAATGACGGTGGTTTTACCCCCGCAACACCGGTGGAAGATGTACAGCAAAACTTTGAAGGTTTTGGTCCGGTACCAGCTACCAACGCTTCGTGCTCCAACCAAACCATGCCAATGGCCGAAGCGCTGGCTCAATCACGTAACTGCGCTACTGCCTATATCATGAAAAACATGGGTAACAAAGGCAATGACGCCGCGGTGCGGTTTGTGAGTTTCCTTAAAACCTGTGGCGTTACTACAGATATTGAACCGGTGCCCGCGATTTGTTTGGGTAGTGGTGAAATTTCACTGTACGAAATGGTGCAGGCATACAGCATGTTCCCTACAGGCGGTTTTTCGGTAAAACCAATTTACATAACCCGCATTGAAGATAAGAATGGTAACCCTTTACAGGTATTTACTTCAGAACGCAAAGAAGTGATCAGCGCATCAACAGCCTATAATGTGATCACCATGATGCAGGGCGTAATTAATCATGGTACCGGTAAACGCACTGCCAGCTATGGCATTAACATCGCCAACGTGGCCGGTAAAACCGGTACAACCAACGATAACAGTGATGCCTGGTTTATGGGTTACACGCCGCAGTTATTGTGTGGTGTATGGACAGGTTGCGACGATCGTTTTATCCGGTTCAGCAGTACCGCTGTTGGTCAGGGTTCTTCAGTGGCTTTACCGGTTTGGGCATATTTTTATGCAAACTGTTTAAAAGACAAAAGAACCGGGCTGGATGCCAAACATCTTTTTGTAAAACCACAGGGGATGGTTATGGACACTATTCCAGACTGGACTAAAAAGCCGGTTATTGATGGCGAAGGCGGTACAGCTCCGGTAGATACTGCACAAAGTGGATATTAA
- a CDS encoding FUSC family protein: MDYLKKYKSFLYSYYLSSGVRITAGVVLPALIFSYFDMLSQGVAVSLGAMCVSGTDNPGPIHHRRNGMLICLLFLIIVASLTSLAAAYPVLLGILITGFCFVLSMIGVYGARAIAIGVNALLIMVLQMSHPGHGREVIIQAAYILLGGLWYTGLSLLLHKFAPYRLGQQALGECMAATANYIRIRAQFYDTNADFDKIYRQMIEQQAIVHTEQELVRELFYKSRDIVKETTNTGRTLLMLFRTLVDLFEQIMTSYHDDYKDLHAAFDGTELMTRYRQLIMQLAAELDDISIAVKSGRRSRETTALADAIKETRRYYIELRNTKRTPETLEYYITMRNILSNIEDIADRMHTLHLYTTYQQKVGKVNTPDEYEKFINRQNFSFKTLIDNLSMQSNYFRHALRVSLATLAGYIASLFLHVGHSYWILLTIIVILKPQYSLTKKRNFERLFGTIAGATIGLVILYFIKDRTVLFGIMLVLMLGTYSLLRTNYMFAVIFMTPYVLLIFQLLYDIPLKNVLTDRLIDTTIGSVIAFIANLLIVPLWERSQISSLIATAIEKNTAWFKTAINNFMGKQVTPIEYRISRKEAFVALGNLSDAFTRMLGDPKWQQKNINIIHQFVVYNHLLTSHIATLSHFGQQFAVANVTKDFVPVTNYIEAELCASSAILRGETTPAESARAPQWQMIDKRVTNLMMSRHKELHQGLTDTETRKLLLEVKSVTDEFRIIHDVTADIKKASLQLAAAG, encoded by the coding sequence ATGGACTATCTGAAGAAGTATAAGAGCTTTTTGTACAGTTATTATCTTAGCTCCGGCGTACGTATTACGGCAGGGGTTGTTTTGCCCGCACTTATTTTTAGCTATTTCGATATGCTGTCGCAAGGGGTGGCCGTATCGCTGGGCGCCATGTGTGTAAGTGGTACCGATAATCCTGGTCCTATTCACCACCGGCGTAATGGTATGCTGATTTGCTTGTTGTTTTTGATCATTGTTGCTTCATTAACCAGTCTTGCAGCCGCCTACCCTGTTCTATTGGGCATTCTCATCACAGGTTTTTGTTTTGTGCTCTCCATGATTGGGGTGTATGGCGCCCGCGCCATCGCCATTGGGGTTAATGCTTTGCTCATCATGGTTTTACAAATGTCGCACCCGGGGCATGGACGGGAGGTGATAATTCAGGCGGCTTATATTCTGCTGGGCGGCTTATGGTATACCGGTTTAAGTTTATTGCTTCACAAATTTGCCCCCTACCGGCTGGGTCAGCAGGCATTGGGCGAATGCATGGCCGCTACTGCCAATTATATTCGTATTCGCGCTCAGTTTTACGATACCAACGCCGATTTCGATAAGATCTATCGACAGATGATAGAACAGCAGGCGATCGTTCATACCGAACAGGAATTGGTAAGGGAGCTATTTTATAAAAGCCGTGACATTGTAAAAGAAACAACCAATACAGGACGTACCCTGTTGATGCTTTTCAGAACCCTCGTCGATCTGTTTGAGCAGATCATGACCTCGTACCACGATGACTATAAAGACCTGCATGCAGCTTTTGATGGAACCGAACTGATGACCCGCTACCGCCAGCTGATTATGCAACTGGCCGCCGAACTCGATGATATCAGCATTGCCGTAAAAAGCGGCCGCCGCTCGCGCGAAACTACTGCCCTGGCCGATGCTATTAAAGAAACGCGCCGGTACTACATTGAGCTGCGGAACACAAAGCGTACGCCTGAAACGCTGGAATATTATATTACCATGCGGAATATTCTGAGCAATATCGAAGACATTGCCGACCGCATGCATACCCTGCATTTATATACAACCTATCAACAGAAAGTTGGCAAAGTCAATACGCCCGATGAGTATGAGAAGTTTATAAACCGGCAGAACTTCAGCTTCAAAACACTTATTGATAACCTCAGCATGCAATCGAACTATTTCAGGCATGCGCTACGGGTAAGCCTGGCTACCCTGGCCGGCTATATTGCTTCCTTGTTCCTGCATGTGGGGCACAGTTACTGGATCTTACTCACCATAATTGTGATCTTAAAACCGCAATACAGCCTTACCAAAAAACGGAATTTTGAAAGGCTATTCGGAACAATAGCCGGGGCCACCATAGGTTTGGTGATCCTGTATTTTATAAAGGACCGGACTGTTTTATTTGGGATCATGCTGGTATTGATGCTGGGCACGTACAGCCTGCTGCGCACCAACTATATGTTCGCGGTTATTTTTATGACGCCCTATGTCTTGCTGATCTTTCAATTGTTGTACGACATTCCATTAAAAAATGTATTGACCGATCGCCTGATAGATACCACTATTGGATCTGTAATTGCTTTTATTGCCAATCTGTTGATCGTTCCGCTTTGGGAGCGTTCGCAGATCTCGAGCCTTATTGCCACGGCTATTGAAAAGAACACAGCCTGGTTTAAAACGGCTATTAACAATTTTATGGGTAAACAGGTAACACCTATTGAATACCGCATCAGCCGTAAAGAAGCATTTGTGGCGCTGGGCAATTTATCCGATGCCTTTACGCGCATGCTGGGCGACCCCAAGTGGCAACAGAAAAATATCAACATCATTCACCAGTTTGTGGTGTATAACCACCTGCTTACCTCGCATATTGCCACTTTATCACACTTCGGGCAACAATTTGCGGTAGCCAATGTTACCAAGGATTTTGTTCCGGTAACCAATTATATCGAGGCAGAATTATGCGCTTCTTCCGCCATTCTTAGGGGAGAAACAACACCGGCCGAATCGGCCCGGGCGCCGCAATGGCAAATGATAGATAAAAGGGTAACCAACTTAATGATGAGCCGACATAAAGAATTGCATCAGGGTTTAACTGATACCGAAACTCGTAAATTGTTACTGGAGGTGAAATCGGTTACCGATGAATTCAGGATCATTCATGATGTTACAGCCGATATAAAAAAGGCAAGCTTGCAACTGGCCGCTGCCGGTTGA
- a CDS encoding EamA family transporter — translation MSDVKKSASPLLVIIAFATVYLVWGSTYFFIQRAVGHIPPFILGAIRFLIAGGLLLGWCAIRGEKLFNWAHIKPALVSGLLMLFVGNGAVIWAEQSLASSLVAVLVSSAPIWFVVLDKPKWKENLTSSSTILGLIVGFIGVILLFSEQASKALGAGNGHQVIGLIVLIIGAMAWAGGSLYSKYNSKSTSATVNTAWQMLAAGIVFVPSSFINHEWSTFQIASVTTGSWLSVFYLITMGSLAGFSAYVWLLQVRPATQVSTYAYVNPVVAVLLGMLFAGEHISFLQITGLAVILLSVLLINLAKYRSEKKSVANDSSSSIKDNIVITPRQKAVI, via the coding sequence ATGAGTGATGTAAAAAAAAGCGCTTCTCCACTATTAGTTATAATTGCCTTTGCAACTGTGTACCTGGTTTGGGGCTCAACGTATTTTTTTATACAACGCGCTGTTGGGCATATTCCGCCTTTTATCCTGGGCGCCATTCGCTTTTTGATTGCAGGCGGCTTATTACTTGGGTGGTGTGCTATCAGAGGTGAAAAATTATTTAACTGGGCTCATATAAAACCTGCGCTGGTGAGTGGTTTACTGATGTTGTTTGTTGGTAACGGCGCTGTTATCTGGGCCGAACAATCATTGGCCAGTTCGCTGGTAGCGGTACTGGTTTCATCGGCGCCCATCTGGTTTGTGGTGCTGGATAAACCCAAGTGGAAGGAAAATCTTACCAGCAGCTCTACTATTTTAGGGTTGATCGTTGGTTTCATTGGAGTGATCCTGTTATTCAGTGAACAGGCTTCAAAAGCTTTGGGCGCAGGCAATGGCCACCAGGTTATAGGTTTGATCGTGTTGATTATTGGTGCCATGGCCTGGGCCGGCGGCTCCCTGTATTCCAAATACAATTCAAAATCTACTTCAGCAACGGTTAACACAGCATGGCAAATGCTGGCTGCCGGAATTGTTTTTGTGCCCAGTAGTTTTATAAATCATGAATGGAGCACATTTCAAATCGCGTCGGTAACAACAGGTTCCTGGTTGTCGGTGTTCTACCTTATTACCATGGGTTCGCTGGCAGGTTTTAGTGCCTATGTATGGCTGTTACAGGTACGTCCGGCCACACAGGTAAGCACTTATGCCTATGTTAATCCCGTAGTAGCAGTTTTATTAGGGATGCTTTTTGCAGGTGAGCACATAAGTTTTCTGCAAATTACCGGACTGGCGGTGATCCTGCTGAGTGTCCTATTGATAAACCTCGCAAAATATCGCAGCGAAAAAAAGTCGGTAGCAAATGATTCATCTTCTTCCATAAAAGATAATATTGTTATTACGCCCAGGCAAAAGGCGGTGATTTAG
- a CDS encoding Lrp/AsnC family transcriptional regulator, with the protein MDVVLDNTDLQILERMQANARISNADLARELNMAPSAVLERVKKLEQKKVIQGYSTQINPSSIQQKLLAFIFIRSSEGFTCSSSTAQALAAIPEVQEVHHIAGEDCYLIKVRTADSSTLMQLMRNQLQKIPNIASTKTTIVLETVKEQQQLVIPKI; encoded by the coding sequence ATGGATGTTGTTTTAGATAATACCGATCTGCAAATCCTGGAGCGCATGCAGGCCAATGCCCGCATTTCAAATGCCGATCTGGCCCGCGAATTAAACATGGCGCCTTCGGCAGTGCTGGAACGGGTTAAAAAGCTGGAGCAGAAAAAGGTGATCCAGGGTTATTCCACCCAGATCAATCCGTCCTCCATACAACAAAAATTACTGGCCTTTATTTTCATCCGCTCGTCTGAAGGTTTTACCTGCAGCAGTAGTACGGCCCAGGCGTTAGCGGCTATCCCGGAGGTGCAGGAAGTACATCATATTGCCGGTGAAGATTGCTATCTTATAAAAGTGCGCACTGCCGACTCATCAACCCTGATGCAGCTGATGCGTAACCAGCTGCAAAAGATCCCTAACATCGCAAGCACGAAAACAACCATCGTTCTGGAAACCGTGAAAGAGCAACAACAATTGGTGATTCCTAAAATTTAA
- a CDS encoding Hsp20/alpha crystallin family protein has translation MNYNKSCAAKGEHYGGSHRHLPYRSMQRAAVNVYKTETSYEMLVFAPGRIKEHFAIDIRGKELTITYTPPTDFPRFEWVQREYSRGGFVRSFLLNENMDTTRITAKYVDGVLQVSLPLVEGASFPKQEIPIS, from the coding sequence ATGAACTACAACAAGTCATGCGCCGCAAAAGGCGAACATTACGGAGGCAGTCACCGGCACCTGCCTTACCGGAGTATGCAACGGGCAGCCGTAAATGTATACAAAACAGAAACCAGCTATGAAATGCTGGTGTTTGCGCCGGGTCGTATTAAGGAACATTTTGCTATTGACATCAGGGGTAAGGAGCTTACGATTACTTACACCCCGCCTACGGATTTTCCCCGTTTTGAATGGGTTCAGCGGGAATACAGCCGCGGTGGTTTTGTAAGAAGTTTTTTACTGAATGAGAACATGGACACTACCCGCATTACCGCCAAATATGTTGACGGCGTGCTGCAGGTTAGTTTACCCTTGGTTGAAGGAGCAAGCTTTCCAAAACAGGAAATTCCCATTAGCTGA
- a CDS encoding copper resistance protein NlpE N-terminal domain-containing protein → MRSCFGLFMLVIIACNDPVPVPVPSAADTTTTIDTLFSLRNVDPDDTDTPTTFVPGYYTGTIPCNDCSNITRKVLLLTDHTFHLKDEYNGRDLPPRESEGRWLTTSDQLQLLVNNALIKRFAVTNKGLKEVSLTGAPVALYSNTYLSRTILGADNIAWMEKKAAGIDFFALGNEPFWLMEIDKEKQISFLQVDSTQPVVFPYVAATQQNGQYIYNTETSTAGMQIIITPMFCSDGMSDNWYEYKVEAKYNGVTYVGCGVKLNGLPD, encoded by the coding sequence ATGAGATCCTGTTTTGGCCTGTTTATGCTGGTTATTATAGCCTGCAATGATCCTGTACCAGTACCCGTACCATCTGCCGCGGATACTACTACCACAATCGATACATTATTTTCCTTACGCAACGTTGACCCTGATGATACCGATACACCCACCACTTTTGTTCCCGGTTATTATACCGGTACCATACCTTGTAACGACTGCAGCAATATCACCAGGAAAGTTTTATTATTAACTGACCATACATTTCACCTGAAAGATGAGTATAATGGAAGGGATCTGCCGCCCCGGGAATCGGAAGGCCGGTGGCTAACCACCAGCGATCAATTGCAGTTGTTAGTGAATAATGCGCTTATCAAACGTTTTGCTGTTACCAATAAAGGCCTGAAAGAAGTGAGTTTGACAGGGGCGCCCGTAGCACTTTATTCAAATACGTATCTGAGCCGTACAATATTAGGAGCTGATAATATTGCCTGGATGGAGAAAAAAGCTGCGGGGATAGATTTTTTTGCCCTGGGTAATGAACCGTTCTGGCTAATGGAAATTGATAAAGAGAAACAGATCAGTTTTTTGCAGGTAGATAGCACGCAGCCTGTGGTATTTCCCTATGTAGCCGCCACTCAGCAAAACGGACAGTACATCTATAATACAGAAACCAGCACCGCCGGTATGCAAATAATTATAACGCCCATGTTTTGCAGCGATGGCATGAGTGATAACTGGTATGAGTATAAGGTGGAGGCGAAGTATAACGGCGTTACTTACGTGGGATGTGGGGTGAAACTAAACGGGTTGCCGGATTGA
- a CDS encoding vWA domain-containing protein: MNTLYKLCAGSLLILGATTLIYSKKPPVTHNTPAPSRQKKVQIAVLLDVSNSMDGLIGQAKAQLWNMVSVLGKATCNDVAPTVEIALYEYGRPTNDAKAGYVKQISYFTRDLDEVSRKLFSLTTNGGDEYCGHVMYTSLTSLEWDANPDDYKVIFIAGNEDFLQGDISYTQACAEARKKGVIINTIYCGDRAQGIREHWNLGSECGTGSFTNINQNAQVIDIPTPYDTVLFQLNIQLNGTYIGYGKAGQANISKQAEVDKMNYGLNKAAAAQRVAVKSKKQLYNNSTWDLVDASQDDAAMVEKVDMATLPDSLKNKSRTELKQIVTTKSNQRTAIQKEISVVSVKREAYINAEKARRANGGNEQTLETEIEKIIRQQAKQFNLVIH; this comes from the coding sequence ATGAACACCCTGTATAAACTATGTGCAGGCAGCCTGCTGATCCTGGGCGCCACCACCCTCATCTATTCAAAGAAGCCACCTGTTACTCATAATACACCTGCACCCAGCCGCCAAAAGAAAGTACAGATTGCAGTGCTGCTTGATGTAAGTAACAGTATGGATGGCCTTATTGGCCAGGCCAAAGCCCAGTTATGGAACATGGTAAGCGTATTGGGCAAAGCCACCTGTAACGATGTGGCGCCAACCGTTGAAATTGCGCTGTATGAATATGGCCGCCCTACCAATGACGCGAAAGCTGGCTATGTAAAACAGATCAGCTATTTTACCCGTGATCTCGACGAAGTATCCCGCAAATTGTTCAGCCTTACTACCAATGGCGGCGATGAATATTGCGGCCATGTTATGTATACTTCTTTAACAAGCCTTGAATGGGACGCCAATCCTGATGACTATAAAGTAATTTTTATTGCCGGTAATGAAGATTTTTTACAGGGCGACATCAGTTATACCCAGGCCTGTGCCGAGGCCAGGAAAAAAGGGGTAATTATCAACACTATTTATTGCGGCGACAGGGCCCAGGGCATTCGCGAACACTGGAACCTGGGCAGTGAATGCGGAACCGGCAGCTTTACCAACATCAATCAAAATGCACAGGTAATTGATATTCCTACTCCTTACGATACTGTATTATTTCAATTGAACATTCAATTAAACGGAACTTATATTGGATATGGAAAAGCCGGTCAGGCAAACATCTCAAAACAGGCTGAGGTAGATAAAATGAATTACGGACTGAATAAAGCAGCTGCGGCACAGCGTGTGGCTGTTAAAAGCAAAAAACAATTGTACAACAATTCCACCTGGGACCTTGTAGATGCCAGCCAGGACGATGCTGCCATGGTTGAGAAAGTAGATATGGCTACCCTGCCCGACAGCTTAAAAAACAAAAGCCGTACAGAGTTAAAACAAATAGTAACTACCAAAAGCAACCAACGCACAGCTATACAAAAAGAGATCTCGGTAGTATCGGTAAAGAGAGAGGCTTACATAAATGCGGAGAAAGCACGCCGCGCCAATGGGGGCAATGAGCAAACGCTTGAAACTGAAATTGAAAAAATAATCAGGCAGCAGGCCAAGCAATTCAACCTGGTTATACACTAA
- a CDS encoding DUF3127 domain-containing protein — protein MDISGKIIQFLQVQSGQGKNGTWKKQEFILETGDNYPKKVCIAVWGDKIDMGSFKTGDLVDVSFDVESREYNGRWYTDVKAWKMAPKGGGGNSSAPVPGNNSNFNTMPGTFEASSGGDDDLPF, from the coding sequence ATGGATATCAGCGGAAAAATTATTCAGTTCTTACAGGTTCAGTCTGGCCAGGGAAAAAACGGTACCTGGAAAAAGCAGGAATTTATTCTTGAAACAGGCGACAATTATCCTAAAAAAGTATGTATCGCTGTTTGGGGCGATAAAATTGATATGGGCAGCTTTAAAACCGGCGACCTGGTGGATGTTTCTTTTGATGTGGAAAGCAGGGAATACAATGGCCGTTGGTACACCGATGTAAAAGCCTGGAAAATGGCTCCCAAAGGTGGTGGCGGTAATAGCAGCGCTCCGGTGCCCGGCAATAACAGCAACTTCAACACTATGCCTGGCACTTTTGAAGCATCGTCTGGCGGCGATGACGATCTGCCATTCTAG